Proteins from a genomic interval of Paenibacillus sp. FSL H8-0048:
- the allB gene encoding allantoinase AllB, with protein sequence MKEEGYELIIRNGQVVLPGEVRRLEIGVKDGKIAALGEALQALSGTRILDAEGQYVLPGMIDMHVHFNEPALGHWEGFRSGSAALAAGGCTCYADMPLNGNPPTVNVEALRLKAEAAAGNSAVDYVLWGGLVPGNLEELEGLAAAGVSGFKAFISNPGGEGEGRFREVDDDTLYQGMLRIAATGGILALHAESEAITSALGAAAIRAGRSSARDFAASRPPQAELEAVARALLYSERTGCKLHFVHISTAAALELIHEAKLRGLDVTAETCPHYLILDEDSMETLGPLAKCAPPLRSSGERDRLWTALAAGQVDLVASDHSPCPPDLKLAPGLSFIEAWGGISGAQSSLELMFHEGVHVRGLPVTQISALLSGLPARRFGLEGRKGSIAPGLDADLVLLDPDAAYTLRAEDLLYRHRHSPYVGMTLSCKVTATICRGNIVYTAAEGIIAGSGGEWLRVRHSQPEL encoded by the coding sequence ATGAAGGAAGAAGGTTACGAGCTTATCATCAGGAACGGACAGGTGGTCCTGCCCGGAGAAGTCCGCAGGCTTGAGATCGGGGTGAAGGATGGCAAAATTGCTGCACTGGGCGAAGCCTTACAGGCCTTGTCCGGGACCAGAATTCTGGATGCGGAAGGACAATACGTACTGCCCGGCATGATCGACATGCATGTTCATTTTAATGAGCCTGCGCTCGGTCACTGGGAGGGCTTCCGCAGCGGGTCGGCTGCTCTTGCGGCCGGCGGCTGCACCTGTTATGCGGATATGCCGCTGAACGGGAATCCGCCGACAGTGAATGTGGAGGCGCTCCGGCTGAAGGCGGAGGCCGCAGCCGGGAACTCGGCGGTGGATTATGTGCTGTGGGGCGGATTGGTGCCAGGGAATCTGGAGGAGCTGGAGGGACTGGCGGCTGCGGGCGTTAGCGGGTTCAAGGCCTTCATCTCGAATCCCGGCGGTGAAGGCGAAGGCCGGTTCCGTGAGGTGGACGATGACACCCTGTATCAGGGGATGCTTCGGATCGCCGCAACCGGCGGGATTCTCGCCCTGCATGCGGAGAGCGAAGCGATAACCTCGGCGCTGGGGGCGGCGGCAATACGCGCCGGGCGCAGCAGCGCGCGGGATTTTGCGGCTTCGCGCCCTCCGCAAGCGGAGCTGGAGGCTGTAGCAAGGGCGCTGCTGTACAGTGAGCGGACCGGCTGTAAGCTGCACTTCGTCCATATCAGCACAGCGGCAGCCCTGGAGCTGATTCATGAGGCCAAGCTGCGCGGCCTGGATGTGACCGCAGAGACCTGTCCTCATTATCTGATTCTGGATGAAGACAGCATGGAGACCCTTGGGCCGCTGGCCAAGTGCGCTCCGCCCCTGCGCAGCAGCGGGGAGCGGGACCGGCTGTGGACGGCACTGGCTGCGGGGCAGGTAGATCTGGTTGCTTCCGATCATTCCCCCTGTCCGCCCGACTTGAAGCTGGCGCCCGGGCTGTCATTCATCGAGGCCTGGGGCGGGATCTCGGGAGCCCAGAGCAGTCTGGAATTGATGTTCCATGAAGGTGTTCATGTGCGCGGCTTGCCGGTTACGCAGATCTCGGCGCTGCTCTCCGGGCTTCCTGCCCGGCGGTTCGGGCTGGAGGGGCGCAAGGGCTCCATCGCACCGGGGCTGGATGCCGATCTGGTGCTGCTTGATCCAGATGCAGCCTATACCCTGCGTGCAGAGGATCTGTTGTACCGTCATCGGCATAGTCCCTATGTCGGAATGACCTTATCCTGCAAGGTAACGGCGACGATCTGCCGGGGCAATATAGTCTATACTGCCGCGGAAGGCATTATTGCTGGCAGCGGAGGAGAATGGCTGCGTGTCAGGCACAGCCAGCCAGAGCTATGA
- the uraH gene encoding hydroxyisourate hydrolase, whose amino-acid sequence MHGRLSTHVLDLSQGKPAAGLSLQLWRLETGGPVLLREAVTNEDGRLDAPLLAGEEMQAGSYELLFMAGDYFRGAQTGAGEPEPEEGAGAVIPFLDQIPIRFNMPDPSAHYHVPLLVAPGGYSTYRGS is encoded by the coding sequence ATGCACGGACGGCTGAGCACCCATGTGCTGGATCTGTCACAGGGCAAGCCCGCTGCGGGCCTGTCGCTTCAGCTCTGGCGGCTGGAGACCGGAGGGCCTGTGCTGCTGCGTGAGGCGGTGACGAATGAGGACGGCAGGCTGGACGCTCCGCTGCTGGCGGGAGAAGAAATGCAGGCCGGAAGCTATGAGCTGTTATTTATGGCCGGTGATTATTTCCGGGGCGCTCAGACTGGTGCCGGAGAACCGGAGCCGGAGGAGGGCGCGGGCGCTGTAATCCCGTTCCTGGACCAGATTCCGATCCGCTTCAATATGCCGGACCCCTCTGCCCATTACCATGTACCGCTGCTGGTTGCACCTGGAGGATACAGCACTTATCGCGGGAGTTAA
- the uraD gene encoding 2-oxo-4-hydroxy-4-carboxy-5-ureidoimidazoline decarboxylase: MTIPADQLTLEQINSMAKSDFVEQLGGIFEHSPWVAEGVYSRRPFDSVQELHAAMMEVARQAEPDQVLALLRAHPDLATKLAVSPLSAAEQQGAGLDRLTPEEFAQLTGLNADYTAKFRFPFIFAVRGKTKEDILSAIGERVDRPLKEEQEQALLEIGAITRFRLEDLLRAE; encoded by the coding sequence ATGACTATACCGGCGGACCAGTTGACTCTGGAGCAGATTAACTCGATGGCAAAATCAGACTTCGTGGAACAGCTCGGCGGCATCTTCGAGCATTCCCCTTGGGTAGCTGAGGGGGTGTACAGCAGGCGTCCGTTCGATTCGGTGCAGGAGCTGCATGCTGCCATGATGGAGGTAGCACGGCAGGCGGAGCCGGACCAGGTGCTGGCACTGCTGAGAGCTCACCCGGATCTGGCGACAAAACTTGCAGTCAGTCCGCTCTCGGCGGCTGAGCAGCAGGGGGCCGGACTGGACCGGCTGACACCGGAGGAATTCGCGCAGCTTACCGGACTGAACGCTGACTATACAGCGAAATTCCGCTTTCCGTTCATCTTCGCTGTACGGGGCAAAACGAAAGAAGACATCCTTAGCGCCATCGGTGAGCGTGTGGACCGTCCGCTTAAGGAGGAGCAGGAGCAGGCGCTGCTGGAGATTGGTGCAATCACTCGTTTTCGGCTGGAGGATCTGCTGAGGGCGGAATAG
- a CDS encoding ABC transporter permease: MDFTTQLLIAAISAGTPLLLATLGGILTERAGIIQLGAEGLMLMGAVTTCIVYIRSGNLILALLSAVAITALLGMVHSFLCVTLRANQTMSGLAMTLFGSGLSAYVGKSISGIPLPGSLPKLDLEILKPVPVLGELFGRLDMLTWFSLLLVLVLHLLIHHTSWGLHLRAVGDNPATADVMGIRVQLIRYCYVTAGAALIGLAGADMVLAYAPTWNEGLTAGRGWIAVGLVIFARWNPLRALFCAYFFGALDSLGFRIQLLGSAVPSYFLKMIPYVVTILVLMYLGYRNRNKPSGTPESLGTPYIREQRF; the protein is encoded by the coding sequence ATGGATTTCACTACACAGTTATTAATCGCAGCCATCTCCGCAGGAACACCGCTGCTGCTGGCTACGCTGGGAGGCATTCTGACCGAACGGGCCGGCATTATCCAGCTCGGCGCGGAGGGGCTGATGCTGATGGGGGCAGTGACGACTTGTATCGTCTACATCCGCAGCGGGAATCTGATCCTTGCGCTGCTCTCGGCGGTGGCCATTACCGCCCTTCTGGGCATGGTCCATTCATTCTTATGTGTCACGCTGAGGGCGAATCAGACGATGTCGGGTCTGGCGATGACGCTGTTCGGCAGCGGTCTTAGCGCTTATGTGGGCAAGTCGATCAGCGGCATTCCGCTCCCCGGCAGTCTGCCCAAGCTGGATCTGGAGATCCTGAAGCCGGTGCCGGTGCTCGGGGAGCTTTTTGGAAGGCTGGATATGCTGACCTGGTTCAGTCTCCTGCTTGTCCTCGTGCTGCATCTGCTGATTCACCATACCTCATGGGGGCTGCATCTGCGGGCAGTCGGCGACAATCCGGCTACTGCGGACGTCATGGGGATTCGTGTGCAGCTGATCCGTTACTGTTATGTTACTGCCGGAGCGGCGCTGATCGGTCTGGCGGGTGCGGATATGGTGCTGGCGTATGCGCCGACCTGGAATGAAGGACTGACCGCCGGACGGGGCTGGATCGCCGTGGGTCTGGTGATTTTCGCCAGATGGAATCCGCTGCGCGCGCTCTTTTGCGCCTATTTCTTCGGAGCGCTCGATTCGCTGGGCTTCCGTATTCAGCTGCTGGGAAGTGCGGTGCCGTCCTATTTTCTGAAAATGATTCCTTACGTCGTAACCATTCTCGTATTGATGTACTTAGGATACCGCAATCGCAACAAGCCCTCCGGTACGCCGGAATCGCTGGGAACCCCTTATATCCGGGAACAGCGGTTCTAG
- a CDS encoding ABC transporter permease, translated as MSPKPGNESATLPPLAGRSGRWYSLRLEYDSSRTRSPWWTPILSVVLALLLCAVFIAANGMSPLVVYEKMFRGAFGTSYGFTETMVKAIPLLLCGLGIAVAYRISVWNIGAEGQLTVGAMAATAVTIYFPDLSSFWSIALMLVFGTAAGALWGLMTAVPRTHFGVNELITSLMLNYVALLALDYVVFGPWKDPKGFNFPGSPMFTAAQSLPVLGSTRLHIGLIFGLVAVLIYYLMIRFTRWGYELRLIGANPTAARYAGIHIKKHIIIVMLISGGLAGIAGMAEVSGVTHKLMQGISPGYGYTAIIVAWLAKLNPLGLIVTSILFGGLIVGGYSVQTIGLPSSISEMLQGAILFFLIAGDMIHRFRIRRSA; from the coding sequence ATGAGTCCGAAGCCTGGAAATGAATCTGCAACGCTTCCGCCGCTGGCGGGACGCAGCGGGAGATGGTACTCCCTCAGGCTGGAATATGACTCAAGCCGTACCCGTTCACCGTGGTGGACGCCTATTCTGTCGGTTGTTCTGGCGCTCCTGCTCTGTGCGGTGTTCATCGCCGCTAATGGAATGAGCCCGCTGGTCGTCTACGAGAAAATGTTCCGGGGAGCCTTCGGCACCTCCTACGGCTTCACAGAAACCATGGTCAAGGCGATTCCGCTGCTGCTCTGCGGGCTAGGCATTGCTGTGGCTTACCGGATCTCCGTGTGGAATATCGGAGCGGAGGGCCAACTGACGGTAGGCGCAATGGCGGCTACTGCGGTAACGATCTATTTCCCGGACTTGTCTTCCTTTTGGTCCATTGCGCTGATGCTGGTTTTCGGTACAGCGGCCGGAGCCTTGTGGGGTCTGATGACGGCGGTGCCGCGTACCCATTTCGGTGTCAATGAGCTGATTACCTCGCTGATGCTGAACTACGTGGCCTTGCTGGCTCTGGATTATGTAGTGTTCGGCCCCTGGAAGGACCCGAAGGGGTTCAACTTCCCGGGCTCACCGATGTTCACGGCCGCCCAGTCCTTGCCGGTGCTTGGAAGCACCCGGCTGCACATCGGGCTGATCTTCGGACTCGTGGCCGTGCTGATCTATTATCTGATGATCCGGTTCACCCGCTGGGGCTATGAGCTGCGTCTGATCGGTGCCAATCCCACAGCGGCCCGTTATGCGGGCATTCATATCAAAAAGCATATTATCATCGTCATGCTGATCAGCGGCGGTCTTGCCGGAATTGCCGGCATGGCCGAGGTGTCCGGGGTTACGCATAAGCTGATGCAGGGGATCTCACCGGGCTATGGCTACACAGCGATCATTGTAGCCTGGCTGGCCAAGCTGAACCCGCTGGGCCTGATTGTGACGTCAATTCTGTTCGGCGGCCTGATTGTGGGCGGCTATAGTGTTCAGACCATCGGACTGCCTTCGTCCATATCGGAAATGCTGCAGGGCGCGATCCTGTTCTTCCTGATTGCCGGCGACATGATTCACCGGTTCCGCATCCGCCGGAGCGCATAA
- a CDS encoding ABC transporter ATP-binding protein: MQDPSVEMRGIVKTFGAVTASDQVDFSANAGEIHALLGENGAGKSTVMSMLSGVYRADAGEILIHGKPARIRSPKDAALLGVGMVFQNFRLVQSLTAAENIVLGEKSSFWRGSSWIKRKHEEIEALGERFGLKFPVDRPIWQLSVGEQQRVEIVKTLYRGADIIILDEPTSVLTPGEAEQLFETLQVMKQAGKTVIMTTHKMKEVMASSDRISVMRKGKMIASLMTGETDELELARLMVGREVTISRQEREATAGEPLLIVRDLEVAADHGRKALDALSLTVHEGEIVGVAGVAGNGQKELAEVLTGLRAWRSGEIRFDGSPVRTASVRGAIDSGISHVPENRMKSGLAGRLGSVDNLLFKSYRSGEHSRFGFLKAARNRSWSQELVRRFNVKTPELDTPVQQLSGGNQQKLLFAREVSHRPKLMVAVHPTQGLDVGAAAGVHELLMELRSSGSGVLLISEDLDELLQLSDRILVIYGGSIIGESDHEQADREQIGLMMAGIRSREGSAV, encoded by the coding sequence ATGCAGGACCCTTCGGTTGAAATGCGCGGGATAGTGAAGACATTCGGTGCTGTAACGGCTAGTGATCAAGTTGATTTTTCGGCAAATGCGGGAGAGATTCACGCGCTGCTCGGGGAGAACGGGGCAGGGAAAAGCACAGTCATGAGCATGCTGTCAGGAGTGTACCGGGCGGACGCAGGAGAGATTCTTATTCATGGCAAACCGGCCAGAATCCGTTCCCCGAAGGATGCGGCATTGCTCGGTGTAGGAATGGTCTTTCAAAACTTCAGACTGGTGCAGAGCCTTACAGCGGCGGAGAATATCGTGCTTGGCGAAAAGTCGTCTTTCTGGCGCGGCAGCAGCTGGATCAAACGTAAGCATGAAGAGATAGAGGCGCTTGGAGAACGATTTGGCTTGAAATTTCCCGTCGACCGGCCGATCTGGCAGCTGTCTGTCGGCGAGCAGCAACGTGTTGAGATTGTAAAAACGCTATACCGCGGGGCAGACATCATCATCCTGGATGAGCCGACTTCGGTGCTGACACCGGGAGAGGCGGAGCAGCTGTTCGAGACGCTTCAGGTGATGAAGCAGGCGGGCAAGACGGTGATCATGACCACGCATAAAATGAAGGAGGTTATGGCCTCCTCGGACCGGATCTCCGTGATGCGTAAGGGAAAAATGATTGCGTCCCTGATGACAGGCGAGACGGATGAGCTGGAGCTGGCCCGGCTTATGGTGGGCCGGGAGGTTACGATCAGCCGGCAGGAGCGCGAGGCGACGGCCGGAGAACCGCTGCTGATCGTCCGCGATCTGGAGGTCGCAGCAGATCATGGCCGCAAGGCGCTGGATGCCCTGTCGCTTACGGTTCATGAAGGCGAAATTGTGGGCGTAGCCGGCGTTGCGGGCAACGGGCAGAAGGAGCTGGCGGAGGTATTGACGGGGCTTAGAGCATGGAGGTCGGGCGAGATCCGGTTTGACGGCAGTCCTGTGAGAACAGCTTCGGTAAGAGGAGCGATCGATTCGGGCATCTCGCATGTGCCGGAGAACCGGATGAAGAGCGGTCTGGCCGGACGGCTGGGGTCGGTTGACAACCTGCTGTTCAAGTCTTACCGCAGCGGGGAGCATTCCCGGTTCGGCTTCCTGAAGGCAGCCCGGAACCGCTCCTGGTCGCAGGAGCTGGTGCGCCGTTTCAATGTGAAGACGCCTGAGCTGGATACTCCTGTGCAGCAATTATCCGGCGGGAACCAGCAGAAGCTGCTGTTCGCCCGCGAGGTCAGCCACCGTCCGAAGCTGATGGTGGCTGTGCATCCGACGCAAGGGCTGGATGTCGGCGCGGCGGCAGGGGTGCATGAGCTGCTGATGGAGCTGCGCAGCTCCGGCAGCGGGGTGCTGCTGATCTCTGAGGATCTGGATGAGCTGCTGCAGTTATCCGACCGTATTCTGGTGATCTACGGCGGTTCCATTATAGGCGAGAGCGATCATGAGCAGGCGGACCGGGAACAAATCGGCCTGATGATGGCGGGTATCCGGAGCAGGGAGGGAAGTGCCGTATGA
- a CDS encoding BMP family ABC transporter substrate-binding protein, giving the protein MKQRGQAFKFSVITMFLLAVVLTGCAKNNTASNTDAAATAAPSAASTPAGSEAAATTEPAAKKPTVAFVYIGPPGDGGYTYQHDQGRLYMEKELGIKADFVENVPESADAERIITELAQNHDIVFTTSFGYMDFTLNVAGKFPNVKFLHASGYKTAENMGTYFGKNYQASYLSGIAAGKMTKKNHLGYVGAFPISEVIYNLNAFTLGAQSVNPAVKVDVVWTNTWYDPATERQAAISLLDKGADVLLAYQDSPATLQAAAERGAFAGGNDSDMSKYAPDNYLTNPVWNWGPYYVKAVQSVMDGTWKSEQYSGDMADGMVELAPFGNKVPEDVKKLVEDAKAKIISGELEVFTGPISDNKGNVTVKDGQKLTLEEVLGMNWLVKGVEGTIPQ; this is encoded by the coding sequence ATGAAACAAAGGGGTCAGGCATTCAAATTTAGTGTTATTACGATGTTCCTGCTGGCGGTGGTTCTGACGGGGTGCGCGAAGAATAATACAGCGTCTAATACAGATGCAGCAGCAACAGCGGCGCCTTCGGCGGCAAGTACACCGGCAGGCAGCGAGGCAGCGGCAACCACGGAGCCGGCAGCGAAGAAGCCGACGGTTGCTTTTGTCTATATCGGACCTCCGGGTGACGGCGGGTATACGTATCAGCATGATCAGGGCCGTCTGTATATGGAGAAGGAGCTTGGGATCAAGGCCGATTTCGTTGAAAATGTACCGGAAAGCGCCGATGCCGAGCGGATCATCACAGAGCTTGCGCAGAACCATGACATCGTGTTCACCACAAGCTTCGGCTATATGGATTTCACCTTGAACGTGGCGGGCAAATTCCCTAACGTGAAATTCCTGCATGCCTCCGGTTACAAGACAGCCGAGAACATGGGAACCTACTTCGGCAAAAACTATCAGGCCAGTTATCTGTCCGGGATCGCAGCAGGCAAAATGACAAAGAAAAATCATCTCGGCTATGTGGGAGCCTTCCCGATCAGCGAGGTGATCTATAATCTGAACGCCTTCACGCTGGGCGCGCAGAGTGTCAACCCGGCGGTGAAGGTGGATGTGGTGTGGACGAATACCTGGTATGACCCTGCGACGGAACGTCAGGCGGCAATCAGCCTGCTCGACAAAGGGGCGGATGTCCTGCTGGCGTATCAGGATTCACCGGCTACCCTTCAGGCTGCGGCGGAACGGGGAGCTTTTGCCGGGGGAAATGACTCGGATATGAGCAAGTATGCACCGGACAACTACTTAACCAACCCTGTATGGAACTGGGGTCCTTATTATGTAAAGGCTGTACAGTCTGTGATGGACGGAACCTGGAAAAGTGAGCAGTATTCCGGCGATATGGCCGACGGCATGGTGGAGCTGGCGCCATTCGGCAACAAGGTTCCTGAGGATGTGAAGAAGCTGGTGGAGGACGCCAAGGCCAAGATCATCAGCGGCGAGCTGGAGGTATTCACTGGACCGATCTCGGACAACAAGGGCAATGTAACTGTTAAGGACGGCCAGAAGCTGACCCTTGAAGAGGTGCTTGGCATGAACTGGCTGGTCAAGGGTGTCGAGGGCACGATTCCGCAATAA
- a CDS encoding NTP transferase domain-containing protein produces the protein MKVAGIFLAAGRSNGAGASEGSLNRAGAGSTGAAMLSELETCGLAPVVVVVRADDPLGWLPPAGKAENMRRIETCLTAHLGLSFSLRCGLNAVASLQPDAVVIAAADQPFVAADQICRFIQAYGQHPELDYVTSAQEGLLMPPTLFSSTLFRELQELDDEEGIAGIMRTQEYKGLILPQEPVQTFAEPGLPESFGEYRREWSVRSGNRQ, from the coding sequence ATGAAGGTGGCCGGAATCTTTTTGGCGGCAGGCCGCAGTAATGGAGCAGGGGCCTCGGAAGGTTCTCTGAACAGGGCGGGCGCGGGTTCAACAGGTGCGGCGATGCTCAGTGAGCTGGAGACCTGCGGGCTTGCGCCGGTGGTTGTGGTGGTTCGCGCGGATGATCCTTTGGGCTGGCTGCCGCCTGCTGGGAAGGCGGAGAATATGCGGCGGATTGAAACTTGCCTGACGGCCCATTTGGGCCTGTCCTTCTCACTGCGCTGCGGCTTGAATGCTGTTGCTTCGCTTCAGCCGGATGCCGTGGTCATTGCGGCGGCGGACCAGCCGTTTGTGGCAGCGGATCAGATCTGCCGGTTCATCCAAGCTTATGGGCAGCACCCGGAGCTTGATTATGTCACGAGTGCACAAGAAGGATTGCTGATGCCGCCTACCTTGTTCTCAAGCACGCTGTTCCGCGAACTCCAGGAGCTGGACGATGAAGAGGGCATAGCTGGCATTATGCGGACCCAGGAATATAAGGGGCTAATCCTGCCGCAAGAGCCTGTTCAGACGTTTGCAGAGCCCGGGCTGCCGGAGAGCTTTGGAGAGTACCGCAGAGAATGGAGTGTGCGGAGCGGCAATAGACAGTGA
- a CDS encoding PucR family transcriptional regulator — MHLTVEEALSIYPLSEAKLIAGSKGKHRIVKSINVMDAPDISDWIKEGEMLLTTAYLIKDSPEEASALLQMLNRRGSAGLGIKLGRFWEAVPPPLIAEAEQLNFPLIELPFQFTFSDQMNGLFRAELSRSVGTLQSMMEKQRLLMRLALRSGRSRPLLDTVSEIIGYRLAVISNRGTVVFNNSGYTESEQLEGWPWPPRNQRFRLGEGTGYRLPLLQAGKCLGYLHYCDIDPLLLPVEESLFVQGAELISYHMHTGLEDYFEQAGHREFSGLLRRFLNDGLKYAELAQAALRLEITLLEAPFQLLLTDVAAAGEARQIELLRLKEEYSEHPVLHGQQAVHFLVEEGLVSLYPAGPHQPEEFRALIQECFDSLKFDRGYYPQAAVSSVKLKPEGLKEAFAEIKECMGMARQWGAHGNVVHYRQLELDLLLSKIPAETMERYYNGSLRGLLSREPEYVKEMLHTLEVYLENDGHVNETAKKLFIHRNTATYRIEKLSELLDVDFKKINDLMKLKLVFLFRRMLERE; from the coding sequence ATGCATCTTACAGTGGAAGAAGCGTTGTCCATTTATCCTTTATCCGAAGCGAAGCTGATTGCCGGGTCCAAGGGGAAGCACAGGATTGTGAAATCGATCAATGTCATGGATGCTCCCGATATCTCGGACTGGATCAAGGAAGGGGAAATGCTGCTGACCACAGCCTATCTGATCAAGGACAGCCCGGAGGAGGCCTCGGCATTGCTGCAGATGCTGAACCGGCGCGGGTCAGCAGGGCTGGGCATTAAGCTGGGCCGGTTCTGGGAGGCTGTGCCGCCGCCCTTGATTGCGGAAGCGGAGCAGCTGAATTTCCCGCTGATTGAACTGCCGTTCCAGTTCACCTTCTCCGACCAGATGAACGGCTTATTCCGCGCGGAGCTGTCGCGCAGCGTGGGCACCCTGCAGAGCATGATGGAGAAGCAGCGGCTCCTGATGCGTCTTGCCTTGCGTTCCGGCCGCAGCCGTCCGCTGCTGGACACCGTCTCGGAGATTATCGGGTATCGCTTGGCTGTAATCAGCAACCGGGGCACGGTAGTGTTCAACAACTCGGGGTATACGGAGAGTGAGCAACTGGAAGGTTGGCCCTGGCCGCCACGCAATCAGCGCTTCCGTCTCGGCGAAGGCACCGGCTACCGGCTTCCGCTGCTGCAGGCCGGGAAATGCCTGGGTTACCTTCATTATTGCGATATTGATCCCTTGCTGCTGCCCGTGGAGGAAAGTCTGTTCGTCCAGGGGGCAGAGCTGATTTCTTATCATATGCATACTGGGCTGGAAGATTATTTCGAGCAGGCTGGGCACCGGGAATTCAGCGGGCTGCTGCGGCGGTTCCTGAATGACGGGCTGAAATATGCTGAGCTGGCGCAGGCGGCGCTCCGGCTGGAGATTACGCTGCTTGAGGCCCCGTTCCAACTGCTGCTTACCGATGTGGCTGCTGCGGGAGAAGCCCGGCAGATAGAGCTGCTGCGGCTGAAGGAGGAGTATTCGGAGCATCCGGTGCTGCATGGCCAGCAGGCGGTCCACTTTCTGGTGGAGGAGGGACTGGTGTCGCTGTATCCGGCCGGGCCGCATCAGCCCGAGGAGTTCCGGGCACTGATTCAGGAATGCTTCGACAGCCTGAAGTTCGATAGAGGGTATTATCCGCAGGCTGCTGTAAGCAGCGTGAAGCTGAAGCCGGAGGGGCTGAAGGAAGCTTTTGCCGAGATTAAGGAATGTATGGGGATGGCCCGGCAATGGGGCGCACACGGAAATGTGGTGCATTACCGCCAGCTGGAGCTTGATCTGCTGCTGAGCAAGATTCCGGCGGAGACCATGGAGCGTTACTACAACGGCAGTCTGCGGGGACTGCTTAGCCGGGAACCGGAATATGTTAAGGAGATGCTCCACACGCTGGAGGTCTACCTGGAGAATGATGGCCATGTGAACGAGACGGCCAAGAAGCTGTTCATTCACCGCAATACGGCCACTTACCGGATTGAGAAGCTCAGTGAGCTGCTGGATGTCGATTTCAAAAAAATCAATGATCTCATGAAGCTGAAGCTGGTCTTCCTGTTCCGCAGAATGCTGGAGCGCGAATAA
- a CDS encoding IS3 family transposase, giving the protein MFIKQGNTAALVLRLVGLAESTYYDRKKRKKQEAQAVPQGRGRPVPGYSLIESGEKISDEEIQEWLLELIAGEEHVYGYKLLAKCLWNQRGLRLNHKKSYRLCQALDILQPQRHKRFKHPRKLPENRVITGAGQLWQMDIKYGYVAGRDRHFFVLSIIDVFTRVIVGYHRGASCEAKHACQTLGRAMEQHCAPGSARPVIRTDNGPQFVSHLFGDMCESWEMTHERIPPRTPDLNAFIESFHSNIDRDLFRKEAFDTFEEAYEAVDRYMDFYNNRRMHTSLRNMPPATFAEWVLTLEDRSRFFWPREKAK; this is encoded by the coding sequence ATGTTCATTAAGCAGGGGAATACCGCAGCGTTGGTACTCCGTCTCGTGGGGCTCGCAGAGTCTACGTATTACGACCGTAAGAAACGCAAGAAGCAGGAGGCACAGGCCGTACCTCAGGGACGCGGAAGACCCGTACCCGGCTACTCCCTGATCGAGTCTGGAGAGAAGATTAGCGACGAGGAAATCCAGGAATGGCTGCTGGAATTAATCGCTGGAGAAGAGCATGTGTACGGATACAAACTGCTGGCCAAGTGCTTGTGGAACCAGCGCGGGCTGAGGCTCAATCACAAGAAAAGCTACCGGCTGTGCCAGGCGCTGGATATCCTGCAGCCGCAGCGCCACAAACGCTTTAAGCATCCCCGGAAGCTGCCGGAGAACCGGGTCATTACCGGAGCAGGCCAGCTCTGGCAGATGGACATTAAGTATGGGTACGTGGCGGGCCGGGACCGGCATTTCTTTGTCCTGAGTATTATCGATGTGTTTACCCGTGTCATCGTCGGCTACCACCGCGGAGCGTCATGTGAGGCCAAGCACGCCTGCCAGACGCTGGGACGCGCCATGGAACAACACTGCGCCCCTGGCAGCGCACGCCCGGTGATCCGCACCGACAACGGCCCACAGTTCGTCAGCCACCTGTTTGGCGACATGTGTGAGAGCTGGGAAATGACCCATGAACGCATTCCGCCTCGAACGCCAGATTTAAATGCTTTTATTGAATCGTTCCACAGCAATATCGACCGGGATTTGTTCCGAAAAGAGGCCTTCGACACCTTCGAAGAGGCCTATGAAGCCGTGGACCGGTACATGGACTTTTACAACAATCGCAGAATGCATACGAGCCTTCGGAACATGCCGCCAGCTACCTTTGCGGAGTGGGTCCTGACTCTAGAAGACCGCTCCCGCTTCTTCTGGCCGAGAGAAAAAGCGAAATAA
- a CDS encoding helix-turn-helix domain-containing protein, translating to MGHLTGTREKAAQEVLSGIKAAVVARKYGVTPSTVNQWVRDYREAHGEQEHPYPQEQVEELKRLLDVEQKYEKAVRILGEKELEIEILRELLKKPTPAYPKKSR from the coding sequence ATGGGACACTTAACAGGAACAAGAGAGAAAGCCGCGCAAGAGGTGTTGTCTGGCATTAAGGCAGCGGTGGTTGCCCGAAAGTATGGGGTGACCCCATCGACGGTGAATCAGTGGGTGAGAGATTACCGCGAAGCCCATGGGGAACAAGAGCATCCGTATCCCCAGGAGCAGGTGGAGGAATTGAAGCGCCTCCTGGACGTGGAGCAGAAATACGAGAAGGCGGTCAGGATCCTCGGCGAAAAGGAGCTAGAGATCGAAATTCTGCGTGAACTGCTAAAAAAGCCAACCCCTGCTTATCCGAAAAAATCGAGGTAG